One window of the Candidatus Hydrogenedentota bacterium genome contains the following:
- a CDS encoding DUF1559 domain-containing protein yields MFHHGKKGFTLIELLVVIAIIGILAAILLPALARAREAARRSSCQNNLKQMGVIFNMYASESKDMFPPMKIFNCNGTDLANRDHWARDASFDGPMLYPEYLTDVNILVCPSDSDAETVRQGYHVDGDLSKPVRPCALARGSYYYLGWAFSVQNLVIPGVPIPQDISNLNESNFTQLLSFITPAVINYAVPIIVGQGGDITPDQKMKDFGPVPRLRNGIERFLITDINNPGASAKAASMLAIMWDETAVYGGASTYNHVPGGGNVLYMDGHSEFLRFPSEFPIDKLGMYLSFIF; encoded by the coding sequence ATGTTCCATCATGGGAAAAAGGGTTTTACCCTCATCGAACTGCTGGTGGTGATCGCCATCATCGGCATCTTGGCGGCAATCCTACTGCCGGCCCTTGCCAGGGCGCGCGAGGCGGCGCGGCGTTCGTCCTGCCAGAACAACCTCAAGCAGATGGGCGTCATTTTCAACATGTATGCGAGTGAGTCCAAGGACATGTTCCCGCCCATGAAAATCTTCAACTGCAACGGCACGGACCTTGCCAACCGCGACCATTGGGCCAGGGACGCCTCCTTTGACGGGCCGATGCTTTATCCGGAATACCTCACGGATGTGAACATTCTGGTGTGCCCCTCGGACAGTGACGCGGAAACGGTGCGCCAGGGGTATCATGTGGACGGCGACCTGTCCAAACCTGTGCGGCCCTGCGCGCTGGCCCGTGGCAGCTACTATTACCTCGGTTGGGCCTTCAGCGTGCAGAATCTGGTGATTCCGGGCGTGCCCATTCCCCAGGACATCAGCAATCTCAACGAAAGCAACTTCACCCAACTGCTCAGTTTCATCACGCCTGCGGTGATTAATTATGCCGTTCCCATTATCGTCGGGCAGGGCGGGGACATCACGCCTGACCAGAAGATGAAGGATTTCGGGCCAGTCCCGCGCCTGCGCAACGGCATTGAACGCTTCCTCATCACGGACATCAACAATCCCGGCGCGTCGGCCAAGGCGGCCAGCATGCTGGCCATTATGTGGGACGAGACCGCCGTGTATGGCGGGGCGAGCACCTACAACCATGTGCCCGGCGGCGGCAATGTGCTGTATATGGACGGCCATTCC